In Corallococcus caeni, a single genomic region encodes these proteins:
- a CDS encoding Uma2 family endonuclease, whose product MKKKPATTADLDALPETQVGEIINGELHVSPLLKPLDSFFASYFLVELIQFFDKRMRGAGGWLIVRKAEVGLGGDILVPDLLGWRRERAPRISEPDPIIPTPDWVGEVLTPETELLDRELKLPLYERAGIPHVWFIERESRLLELFLLKAGRYERRAISLDAEPVRIEPFEALTLDCSYLWEQLD is encoded by the coding sequence ATGAAGAAGAAGCCCGCGACTACCGCGGACCTGGATGCACTGCCCGAAACCCAGGTGGGAGAGATCATCAACGGGGAGCTGCACGTGAGCCCCTTGCTCAAACCACTGGATTCCTTCTTTGCGTCCTACTTCTTGGTGGAGCTCATACAGTTCTTCGACAAGAGAATGCGTGGGGCTGGTGGTTGGCTCATCGTGCGCAAGGCCGAAGTGGGCCTGGGCGGCGACATCCTGGTCCCTGATCTTCTTGGCTGGAGACGGGAGCGGGCGCCAAGGATCTCGGAGCCTGATCCCATCATTCCGACGCCTGATTGGGTAGGTGAGGTGCTGACGCCTGAAACGGAACTCCTGGATCGGGAGCTGAAGCTGCCGCTGTACGAGCGCGCGGGAATTCCGCATGTCTGGTTCATCGAACGGGAGTCCCGGCTGCTGGAGCTTTTCCTGCTCAAGGCGGGTCGCTATGAGCGGAGGGCGATCTCGCTGGATGCTGAACCCGTGAGGATTGAACCCTTCGAAGCTTTGACCCTGGATTGCTCCTATCTCTGGGAGCAGCTGGACTGA
- a CDS encoding alpha/beta fold hydrolase — protein MLARTWRGVTKAEDADAYLTYLHQTGLTHYRRTPGNLAAYCLRKVADGRAEFLLVTLWESMDAVKRFAGDTPERAIFFPEDDRYLIDRDLHVTHYEVPFAEGQAFEPQRVRFDDFRVAGPAGDLRLVDTGGGGKALPVVFVHGLAGNTSHWQAQLEHLARQGRRGIALELRGHGGSTYPEPEDFTLESLTGDIAAVVRALGLRRFVLVGHSISGGVALAYAGENPRQVAGLFLVDPMTDSRRYPEEQVTAYLASLDAPDVAQAVRQDWAQMAGERSDVRERLLADLDATPLSAVVAVQRSSLRFDLAAALARYPGPKFSLVAPDNDAPHSLHRLGEGVAHQVVEGAGHWIQLDHPDAVNAALDAFLTKSAPA, from the coding sequence ATGCTCGCACGCACCTGGCGCGGGGTGACGAAGGCGGAGGACGCCGACGCCTACCTCACCTATCTCCACCAGACGGGCCTCACGCACTACCGGCGCACGCCGGGCAACCTGGCCGCGTACTGCCTGCGCAAGGTGGCGGACGGGCGCGCGGAGTTCCTTCTCGTCACCCTCTGGGAGTCGATGGACGCGGTGAAGCGCTTCGCGGGCGACACGCCGGAGCGCGCCATCTTCTTCCCGGAGGACGACCGCTACCTCATCGACCGGGACCTGCACGTCACCCACTACGAGGTCCCCTTCGCGGAAGGGCAGGCCTTCGAACCCCAGCGCGTCCGCTTCGACGACTTCCGCGTGGCGGGGCCCGCGGGCGACCTGCGGCTGGTGGACACCGGCGGAGGGGGGAAGGCCCTGCCCGTCGTCTTCGTGCACGGGCTCGCGGGCAACACTTCCCACTGGCAGGCGCAATTGGAGCACCTGGCCCGGCAGGGCCGCCGGGGCATCGCGCTGGAGCTGCGCGGCCACGGCGGATCCACGTACCCGGAGCCGGAGGACTTCACGCTGGAGTCGCTGACAGGCGACATCGCCGCGGTCGTGCGCGCGCTGGGGCTGCGCCGCTTCGTGCTGGTGGGGCACAGCATCAGCGGGGGCGTGGCGCTGGCGTACGCGGGGGAGAACCCCCGGCAGGTGGCGGGGCTGTTCCTGGTGGATCCGATGACGGACTCGCGCCGGTACCCAGAGGAGCAGGTGACCGCGTACCTCGCCTCGCTGGACGCGCCGGACGTGGCGCAGGCGGTGCGGCAGGACTGGGCGCAGATGGCGGGGGAGCGCTCGGACGTGCGCGAGCGCCTGCTGGCGGACCTGGACGCCACGCCGCTGTCCGCGGTGGTGGCGGTGCAGCGCTCCAGCCTGCGCTTTGATTTGGCGGCCGCGCTCGCGCGCTACCCGGGGCCGAAGTTCTCGCTCGTCGCGCCGGACAACGACGCGCCGCACAGCCTCCACCGGCTGGGGGAGGGCGTGGCGCACCAGGTGGTGGAGGGCGCCGGCCATTGGATCCAGCTGGACCATCCGGACGCGGTCAACGCCGCGCTGGACGCGTTCCTCACGAAGTCAGCACCAGCTTGA
- a CDS encoding metallophosphoesterase produces MPLSPFSLLIALGAVLGHLYLFRRLVWNLTSRRGPRLVAALLLGFMTVVLIARRYLQRTLPEAPGDVVELVSYSWMGVALCLVLALAGLDVGRAVLALRRRVRPAPAAPSVDVERRRFLSQATAGGALALGGGLAGYGSWRAFTAPEVTELVVRIPRLPRALDGFSIVQLTDLHVGPFIQRRFMDELVRRANALKPDLVAITGDLVDGTVPRLGGFVAALGNLQARYGRFFVTGNHDYSSGAEAWVAHLDSLGIPSLRNRHVRIGDAGGAFDLVGVDDWHGGRRLGQKGYDLEQALAGRDPERAAVLLAHQPANFKVAAEQGVDLQISGHTHGGQLFPMTALIGLSWEHSAGHYRHGDSHIYVSRGCGFWGPPMRLGSPPELVKLVLTS; encoded by the coding sequence ATGCCGCTGTCTCCGTTCTCGCTCCTCATCGCGCTGGGTGCCGTGCTCGGGCACCTGTACTTGTTCCGGCGGCTCGTGTGGAACCTCACGTCCCGTCGCGGGCCCCGGCTTGTCGCCGCGCTCTTGCTGGGCTTCATGACGGTGGTGCTGATTGCGCGGCGCTACCTTCAGCGCACGCTGCCGGAGGCTCCTGGCGACGTGGTGGAGCTGGTGTCCTATTCGTGGATGGGCGTGGCGCTGTGCCTGGTGCTCGCGCTCGCGGGGCTCGACGTGGGCCGGGCCGTGCTCGCCCTGCGACGCCGGGTCCGGCCTGCTCCCGCCGCGCCTTCCGTGGATGTGGAGCGGCGGCGCTTCCTGTCGCAGGCGACCGCGGGTGGGGCGCTCGCGCTGGGCGGGGGGCTGGCGGGGTATGGCAGCTGGCGCGCGTTCACGGCTCCGGAGGTCACGGAGCTGGTGGTCCGTATCCCCAGGCTGCCCCGCGCGCTGGACGGCTTCAGCATCGTGCAGCTCACCGACCTGCACGTGGGCCCGTTCATCCAGCGGCGCTTCATGGACGAGCTGGTGCGGCGGGCCAACGCGCTCAAGCCGGACCTCGTCGCCATCACCGGCGACCTGGTGGACGGCACCGTGCCCCGGCTGGGCGGCTTCGTCGCGGCGCTCGGCAACCTCCAGGCGCGCTACGGCCGCTTCTTCGTCACCGGCAACCATGACTATTCGTCCGGCGCGGAGGCGTGGGTGGCGCACCTGGACTCGCTGGGCATTCCCTCGCTGCGCAACCGGCACGTGCGCATCGGGGACGCGGGCGGCGCGTTCGACCTGGTTGGCGTGGACGACTGGCACGGCGGTCGGCGCCTGGGCCAGAAGGGCTATGACCTGGAGCAGGCGCTCGCGGGCCGCGACCCGGAGCGCGCCGCGGTGCTGCTCGCGCACCAGCCCGCCAACTTCAAGGTGGCCGCAGAGCAGGGCGTGGACCTCCAGATCTCCGGCCACACCCACGGCGGCCAGCTCTTCCCCATGACGGCGCTCATCGGGCTGAGCTGGGAGCACTCCGCCGGCCACTACCGGCACGGCGATTCGCACATCTACGTCAGCCGGGGTTGCGGCTTCTGGGGACCGCCCATGCGGCTGGGCAGCCCCCCGGAGCTGGTCAAGCTGGTGCTGACTTCGTGA